In Marivirga salinae, a single window of DNA contains:
- a CDS encoding NAD(P)/FAD-dependent oxidoreductase, with the protein MDKNKIQVIVVGGGLAGLISSICLQKSGVNTLLIEKKSYPFHRVCGEYISNEVKPFLERMDLYPENLNPSELSRFKLSDIKGNFAEVDLPLGGFGISRYQYDNYLYQKALDAGVEVKTKTEVSDIAFHENEFTVSLKRGEKLTSEFVINAYGKRSKLDKAFDRNFIKKKSPFLGVKYHAKVDFPKDVIGLYNFNGGYCGVSHVEEDKINICYLSRRENLKGFGGIAEMEEAILYQNPILKDIFGNAEMLFDKPEVINEISFDRKASVENHMLMAGDTAGLITPLCGNGMAMAIHSGYIASTSIIKFYEGKLKNRQEVETEYKNIWEKNFSKRLWVGRKTQNLFGNQMRAGLSVGFVKNFPSLAKKLIQQTHGEVF; encoded by the coding sequence TTGGATAAAAATAAGATTCAGGTAATAGTGGTTGGTGGCGGATTGGCAGGATTGATTTCTTCCATTTGTCTGCAAAAGTCAGGTGTGAATACGCTCTTGATTGAAAAGAAAAGCTATCCTTTCCATAGAGTATGTGGTGAATACATTTCCAATGAGGTTAAGCCTTTTTTGGAAAGGATGGATTTATACCCAGAAAATCTAAACCCATCAGAACTTAGTCGCTTTAAATTATCAGACATTAAAGGAAATTTTGCAGAAGTTGATTTGCCTTTAGGTGGTTTTGGAATCAGTCGCTATCAGTATGATAACTATTTATATCAAAAAGCTTTGGATGCAGGCGTGGAAGTCAAAACCAAAACCGAAGTGAGTGATATAGCATTCCATGAAAATGAATTTACCGTTAGCTTGAAAAGAGGAGAAAAATTAACTTCAGAATTTGTCATCAACGCTTACGGCAAAAGGTCAAAACTTGATAAAGCCTTTGACCGAAATTTCATCAAAAAAAAATCCCCCTTCTTGGGAGTGAAGTATCATGCAAAAGTAGATTTTCCTAAAGATGTGATTGGGCTTTATAATTTTAATGGAGGATATTGTGGAGTAAGTCATGTTGAAGAGGACAAAATCAATATTTGTTATTTAAGCAGAAGGGAAAATTTGAAGGGTTTTGGTGGAATTGCTGAAATGGAAGAGGCTATTTTGTATCAAAACCCAATATTGAAAGATATTTTCGGAAATGCTGAAATGCTTTTTGACAAGCCAGAAGTTATTAATGAAATCTCTTTTGATCGAAAAGCTTCCGTTGAAAACCATATGCTAATGGCGGGAGATACTGCCGGTCTCATTACTCCACTTTGTGGAAATGGAATGGCAATGGCGATTCACAGTGGATATATAGCAAGTACTTCTATCATAAAATTCTATGAGGGGAAATTAAAGAATCGGCAAGAAGTGGAAACGGAGTATAAAAATATCTGGGAAAAGAATTTTTCGAAAAGGTTATGGGTGGGTCGTAAAACCCAAAATTTATTTGGCAATCAAATGCGAGCTGGGTTATCTGTTGGGTTTGTGAAAAACTTTCCTTCATTAGCGAAAAAGTTGATACAGCAAACGCATGGAGAGGTTTTTTGA
- the ileS gene encoding isoleucine--tRNA ligase: MGQYKEYKNLNYAELADEVLEFWNKNDIFQKSMTTREGKPTFTFYEGPPSANGTPGIHHVMARAVKDIFCRYKTLKGFQVKRKGGWDTHGLPVELQVEKELGITKEDIGTKISVAEYNDRCRKAVMKFKGEWDDLTRKMGYWVDLDDPYITFDRKYMETLWHLLKKFYDKDLLYKGYTVQPYSPAAGTGLSSHELNQPGCYRDVKDTSVTAQFTVKKDGKSAFLFENEEEDVRFLAWTTTPWTLPSNCALAVGEKIDYVKVKTFNQYTFEPVSVVLAKDLVSKQFNAKAKDLKLEDYKAGDKLIPFEIAQTFKGKDIVETRYEQLMPYVTSEELEKNAFRVIPGDFVTTEDGTGIVHTASVFGADDFRVAQQNNVPAVMVKDDQGKDTPLVDKKGRFVTEVTDFAGLYVKEEYFEDATRNDPDFKPTDVLIAIKLKEDNKAFKVEKYEHSYPHCWRTDKPILYYPLDSWFIKTTAMKDRLVELNKTINWKPASTGEGRFGNWLENLVDWNLSRSRYWGTPLPIWVTEDRKEQICIGSLEELRNEVNKSVKAGFMKEELAEDFDLHRPYVDDVILTSESGQKMFREPDLIDVWFDSGAMPYAQWHYPFENNETFDKNYPADFIAEGVDQTRGWFFTLHAISGMLFDSVAYKNVIANGLVLDKDGNKMSKRLGNAINPFETLKKYGPDATRWYMIANANPWDNLKFNLQGVEEVQRKFFGTLQNTYNFFALYANLDGFTFEGESIPLEKRTESDRWILSKLNSLKKAVDAAYDDYEPTRAARLIQDFVQDDVSNWYVRLNRKRFWKGEYNEDKKAAYQSLYECLESIAILSAPIAPFYMDNLFQSLNKVSGRMDFESVHLVDFPAADESIIDKDLEERMFLAQHISSLTHSIRKAQKIKVRQPLHKILVPVLNDKTRKQIEAVEDLIISEVNVKSIEYIDDASGVLVKNIKPNFRKLGQHFGPKMKAVTQIINQWGQEEISKIEQNNAYEIDVDGEMHTLTLEDVEITSQDIPGWSVASEAGITVALDISIDDELRREGFARDLVNRIQNLRKEKGLEVQDKIAVAVKQGNELVDKAISQNKDYICSETQAVSLDLAENLTETTEIEIDDLKVELSLVVKNL, encoded by the coding sequence ATGGGTCAATATAAAGAATACAAAAATCTGAATTATGCCGAGCTGGCAGATGAAGTCCTGGAGTTTTGGAATAAAAACGACATTTTCCAAAAATCAATGACAACCCGTGAAGGGAAACCCACTTTCACATTTTATGAAGGGCCACCTTCAGCAAATGGTACTCCTGGTATTCACCATGTGATGGCGCGTGCAGTAAAAGATATTTTCTGCAGATACAAAACCCTAAAAGGCTTTCAGGTAAAAAGAAAAGGCGGATGGGATACCCATGGATTGCCAGTGGAATTGCAGGTTGAAAAAGAATTAGGCATCACCAAAGAAGACATTGGAACGAAGATTTCTGTAGCCGAATATAATGACAGATGCCGAAAAGCCGTCATGAAATTCAAAGGCGAATGGGATGATTTGACTCGAAAAATGGGCTATTGGGTAGATTTAGATGACCCTTATATCACTTTCGACCGCAAATACATGGAAACCCTGTGGCATTTGCTCAAGAAATTTTACGATAAAGATTTATTATATAAAGGCTATACTGTTCAGCCCTATTCTCCAGCTGCTGGAACTGGTTTAAGCTCCCACGAACTTAACCAACCGGGTTGCTATCGTGATGTAAAAGATACTTCCGTTACTGCTCAATTTACAGTGAAGAAAGATGGTAAATCAGCTTTCCTTTTTGAAAATGAGGAGGAAGATGTTCGATTCTTAGCTTGGACTACCACGCCATGGACTTTGCCTTCAAACTGTGCATTAGCTGTAGGTGAAAAGATTGACTATGTGAAAGTGAAAACTTTCAATCAATATACCTTCGAACCAGTATCTGTTGTTTTGGCCAAAGATTTGGTAAGTAAACAATTTAATGCCAAAGCGAAGGATTTAAAACTAGAAGATTATAAAGCTGGCGACAAATTAATTCCTTTTGAAATTGCACAAACTTTCAAGGGAAAAGATATAGTGGAAACTCGCTATGAACAATTGATGCCTTATGTCACTTCTGAGGAATTGGAGAAAAATGCATTTCGAGTGATTCCTGGTGATTTTGTGACCACAGAAGACGGTACAGGTATTGTTCATACCGCTTCTGTTTTTGGTGCTGATGACTTTAGAGTGGCTCAGCAAAACAATGTGCCGGCTGTTATGGTGAAAGATGATCAAGGAAAAGATACGCCTTTGGTAGATAAAAAAGGGAGATTTGTTACTGAGGTAACAGATTTTGCTGGCTTGTATGTGAAAGAAGAATATTTTGAGGATGCAACTCGTAATGATCCTGATTTCAAGCCGACTGATGTTTTGATTGCCATCAAACTAAAGGAAGATAATAAAGCTTTTAAAGTAGAAAAATACGAACACTCCTATCCACATTGCTGGAGAACAGATAAACCAATATTATACTATCCGCTAGATTCATGGTTTATCAAAACCACTGCCATGAAAGATAGATTGGTGGAATTGAACAAAACCATCAACTGGAAACCCGCTTCTACCGGTGAAGGTCGTTTTGGCAACTGGCTGGAAAATTTAGTGGATTGGAATTTAAGTCGTTCTCGTTATTGGGGAACACCATTGCCAATTTGGGTAACCGAAGACCGTAAAGAACAGATTTGCATCGGTTCTTTAGAAGAACTTAGAAATGAAGTGAATAAATCTGTGAAAGCAGGTTTCATGAAAGAAGAACTGGCCGAAGATTTCGATTTACACCGTCCTTATGTGGATGATGTGATTTTAACCAGTGAATCAGGTCAGAAAATGTTCCGCGAGCCCGATTTGATTGATGTTTGGTTCGATTCAGGAGCAATGCCTTATGCACAATGGCATTATCCTTTTGAAAATAACGAAACTTTCGATAAAAACTATCCAGCTGATTTCATTGCTGAAGGAGTAGATCAAACCCGTGGTTGGTTCTTTACTTTGCATGCTATTTCTGGTATGTTATTCGATTCTGTGGCATACAAAAATGTAATTGCCAACGGATTAGTTTTGGATAAAGACGGCAATAAAATGTCCAAGAGATTGGGAAATGCCATCAATCCATTCGAAACTTTAAAAAAATATGGTCCTGATGCCACTCGTTGGTATATGATCGCTAATGCAAATCCTTGGGACAACCTTAAATTTAATTTGCAAGGTGTGGAGGAAGTGCAACGTAAGTTCTTCGGAACCCTTCAAAACACTTATAATTTCTTTGCGCTTTATGCCAATTTGGATGGATTCACTTTCGAAGGTGAAAGCATACCATTAGAAAAGCGTACAGAAAGTGATCGTTGGATTTTATCTAAATTGAATTCACTTAAGAAAGCCGTAGATGCTGCTTATGACGATTATGAGCCAACTCGTGCCGCTCGTCTAATCCAGGACTTCGTTCAGGATGATGTGAGTAACTGGTATGTCAGGTTGAACCGTAAGCGTTTCTGGAAAGGCGAATACAATGAAGATAAAAAAGCGGCTTATCAATCGCTTTATGAATGTCTGGAAAGTATTGCCATTTTAAGTGCGCCAATTGCTCCTTTCTATATGGATAATTTATTCCAAAGCTTAAATAAAGTAAGCGGAAGAATGGATTTTGAATCTGTCCACTTGGTTGATTTCCCAGCTGCAGATGAAAGCATTATTGACAAAGATTTGGAAGAGCGCATGTTTTTGGCTCAACATATCAGTTCTTTAACGCACAGTATCCGTAAAGCTCAGAAAATCAAGGTAAGGCAACCACTTCATAAAATATTGGTACCTGTTTTAAATGATAAAACACGCAAGCAAATTGAAGCGGTGGAGGATTTGATTATCTCTGAGGTGAATGTGAAATCTATAGAGTATATCGATGATGCCTCTGGTGTTTTAGTGAAAAATATAAAGCCAAACTTCCGTAAACTAGGACAGCATTTTGGACCTAAAATGAAAGCGGTAACGCAAATCATCAACCAGTGGGGACAGGAAGAAATTTCTAAAATAGAGCAAAATAATGCTTATGAAATAGATGTGGATGGCGAAATGCATACTTTGACTTTAGAAGATGTTGAAATCACTTCACAGGATATTCCGGGTTGGTCAGTAGCTTCTGAGGCTGGCATAACTGTTGCTTTGGATATTAGCATAGATGATGAGTTAAGAAGAGAAGGCTTTGCAAGAGATTTGGTGAACCGAATTCAAAACCTAAGAAAAGAGAAAGGTTTGGAGGTTCAGGATAAGATTGCAGTAGCCGTAAAACAAGGAAATGAATTAGTGGACAAAGCCATTTCGCAAAACAAAGATTACATTTGTTCCGAAACTCAGGCAGTTTCATTAGATTTGGCTGAAAATTTAACCGAAACCACAGAAATAGAAATTGATGATTTAAAAGTTGAATTGTCTTTAGTGGTGAAAAACCTATAA
- a CDS encoding efflux RND transporter permease subunit: protein MWTQLAHNVIKYRLPLIIILVLITIFMGYRARNVELDYDLAKLVPETDEDYKALKEFEAQFGVDDNILALGIKDSSLYTPQSFARLQYFSEALKDVKGVNNILSIGNLQKLEKNTEERKFEMTPLIKELPEEQATLDSLLKEIKDQKFFSSQLLNKENGATAVIITLDENIFNSPERERLMSDITQLGDAFEESTGIELHYAGLPFVRSTMMSKVRQEIIQLLVLSVIVTALILLAFFRSWDAVLFPLLVIFSVVIWSVGTLDLLGYKITILTSLIPTIIVVIGIPNSIYLLNKYHQEFEEHGNKIKAISTITRKIGIVTLITNFTTAVGFLVLAFTDIKLLTEFGIVAGINIFATFIVSIILIPAVFSYLPEPGRKQLKHMNFKMTDYALRWLNQSVHYHRTIIYFVTGIIVIFAFIGGFQLNSISHMVDDLPKDGKTIQDLRFFEENFNGIMPLEIIIDTKKKRGIVQRNTLRKVNQFEQFLDSIPSISQPISVVSMVKAARQAYYNGNPAFYDLPTSRDYNFIMRYLQQDEDNISVMNNFTDEELSTMRISLKIADIGSDKMNALLEESIKPRMNEIFEGEDYDISITGTTPIFIKGNKYLVENLRFSLLIAFGIIAVVMGILFQNLRMIIISLIPNVIPLLITGGLMGYLGVPLKPSTVLVFSIAFGISVDDTIHFLAKYRQELFANNFFVPLAVTKTLKETGKSMIYTSVVLFAGFIIFVTSSFGGTVALGALTSTTLLVAMLTNLLVLPSLLLTFDDGKRRKGSHPLIEQYDEDFYMEAEDEEINIKRIKKAEPKVPYKPEDQKES from the coding sequence ATGTGGACACAACTAGCGCATAACGTAATAAAATATAGACTGCCTTTAATCATCATTTTGGTTTTAATCACCATTTTTATGGGTTACCGTGCCCGGAATGTTGAGCTTGATTATGATCTGGCAAAATTGGTTCCTGAAACCGATGAGGATTATAAAGCATTAAAAGAATTTGAGGCCCAATTCGGTGTTGACGATAATATTCTTGCTTTGGGAATCAAAGATAGTTCCCTTTATACCCCTCAAAGTTTTGCAAGGTTGCAATACTTCTCTGAGGCATTGAAAGATGTAAAAGGAGTGAATAACATTCTTTCCATTGGAAATTTACAGAAGCTGGAAAAAAACACCGAGGAGCGTAAATTCGAAATGACCCCTTTAATCAAGGAACTTCCTGAAGAGCAAGCAACTCTCGATAGCTTATTAAAGGAAATAAAAGACCAGAAATTCTTTTCTTCTCAATTATTGAATAAGGAAAATGGGGCGACTGCAGTAATTATCACATTAGACGAAAATATCTTTAATTCTCCTGAGCGTGAAAGATTAATGTCTGATATCACTCAACTTGGCGATGCTTTTGAAGAATCTACGGGTATAGAATTACATTATGCAGGTTTGCCTTTTGTACGCTCTACCATGATGAGCAAAGTTCGGCAGGAAATAATCCAATTGCTGGTATTGTCAGTAATTGTAACAGCTCTTATTTTATTAGCTTTCTTCCGATCTTGGGATGCCGTACTTTTCCCTTTATTGGTAATTTTCTCAGTGGTAATTTGGTCTGTAGGGACTCTAGACCTACTGGGATACAAAATCACTATTCTCACCAGTTTAATACCTACTATTATAGTCGTCATCGGAATTCCAAATAGTATTTATTTATTGAATAAATACCATCAAGAATTTGAGGAGCACGGTAATAAAATAAAAGCAATAAGCACTATCACACGAAAAATTGGGATTGTGACATTGATTACCAACTTCACTACCGCTGTTGGTTTTTTAGTTTTGGCTTTTACCGATATCAAGCTTTTAACTGAATTTGGTATAGTAGCGGGGATCAACATTTTTGCCACCTTTATAGTAAGTATTATTTTAATTCCTGCTGTTTTCTCCTATTTGCCTGAGCCTGGTAGAAAGCAATTGAAGCATATGAACTTCAAAATGACTGATTATGCTTTAAGATGGCTAAATCAGTCTGTACACTACCACAGAACCATTATTTATTTCGTAACTGGCATAATTGTAATTTTTGCTTTTATAGGTGGTTTTCAGTTGAATTCAATCAGTCATATGGTAGACGATCTACCTAAAGACGGGAAAACCATACAAGATTTACGTTTTTTCGAAGAGAATTTCAATGGAATAATGCCATTGGAGATAATTATTGATACAAAGAAAAAACGTGGAATTGTTCAAAGAAATACTTTAAGAAAAGTAAATCAGTTCGAGCAATTTTTAGATAGCATACCTTCTATCAGTCAGCCAATTTCAGTTGTTAGTATGGTGAAAGCTGCTCGACAAGCTTATTATAATGGGAATCCTGCTTTTTATGATTTGCCAACTTCCCGAGACTATAATTTCATTATGCGATATCTTCAGCAAGATGAGGATAATATTTCTGTGATGAATAATTTCACCGATGAGGAGCTCTCCACCATGAGAATTTCATTAAAAATAGCCGATATAGGTTCGGATAAAATGAATGCGCTTCTGGAAGAATCTATTAAACCTCGAATGAATGAGATTTTCGAAGGCGAAGATTATGATATAAGTATAACAGGAACTACCCCAATATTCATAAAAGGAAATAAATACTTGGTAGAAAACTTAAGGTTTAGCTTGTTGATTGCCTTTGGAATTATAGCTGTTGTTATGGGTATTCTATTCCAAAACTTAAGAATGATCATCATTTCTTTAATCCCGAATGTAATTCCATTATTAATTACAGGCGGATTAATGGGCTATCTGGGTGTGCCTCTAAAGCCAAGTACTGTTTTAGTATTTAGTATTGCATTTGGTATTTCCGTTGATGACACCATTCACTTTTTAGCAAAATACAGACAAGAATTATTTGCCAATAATTTCTTCGTTCCGTTGGCAGTGACTAAAACCTTAAAAGAAACCGGTAAAAGTATGATTTATACATCAGTTGTACTTTTTGCTGGCTTTATTATTTTTGTGACTTCAAGTTTCGGAGGTACAGTAGCATTGGGAGCATTAACTTCTACCACACTTTTGGTGGCAATGCTTACCAATTTGCTAGTTTTACCTTCTCTATTGCTCACTTTTGATGATGGAAAGCGAAGAAAAGGTAGTCATCCTCTAATTGAGCAATATGATGAAGACTTCTATATGGAAGCTGAAGATGAAGAAATTAATATTAAAAGAATTAAAAAAGCAGAACCGAAAGTTCCTTATAAGCCAGAGGATCAGAAAGAATCATAA
- a CDS encoding lipoprotein signal peptidase, giving the protein MKYAKYFLFSFFLIALDQAVKLLVHYNMEMGIAGQIEVFDDWFKLYYTLNPGMAFGMQFGSEYGKLGLSLFRLVAMFFIAYYLYKLAKEKTHPGVLWSMAAVLAGAIGNLIDSIFYGVWLDNAPYNAISPWFHGQVVDMFYVDIWEGRVADWVPLWGGDYISLWPIFNVADAAIFCGVAVILIFQKKFFKAVKNETTD; this is encoded by the coding sequence GTGAAATACGCAAAATATTTTTTATTTAGTTTCTTTTTAATTGCCCTTGATCAAGCCGTAAAGCTGCTAGTTCATTATAATATGGAAATGGGCATAGCCGGACAAATTGAGGTCTTTGACGACTGGTTCAAATTATATTATACGCTCAATCCGGGCATGGCTTTCGGTATGCAGTTTGGTTCTGAATACGGTAAATTAGGCTTAAGTTTATTTCGTTTGGTAGCCATGTTTTTCATTGCCTACTATCTTTACAAATTAGCTAAAGAAAAAACACATCCAGGGGTTTTATGGAGTATGGCAGCGGTTTTAGCAGGTGCTATAGGCAATTTAATAGATAGCATTTTTTATGGGGTTTGGTTGGACAATGCCCCTTATAATGCCATTTCCCCATGGTTTCATGGTCAGGTAGTAGATATGTTCTATGTCGATATCTGGGAAGGAAGAGTAGCAGATTGGGTCCCACTTTGGGGTGGGGATTATATTTCTCTCTGGCCGATCTTCAATGTAGCAGATGCTGCTATTTTCTGTGGAGTAGCCGTAATTTTAATTTTTCAAAAGAAGTTTTTTAAGGCGGTTAAGAATGAAACTACGGATTGA
- a CDS encoding YihY/virulence factor BrkB family protein, translated as MTKFLKKWFQIFKNSGIKFFEENPFKHSASTAYFTIFSLPAIGLVAITLAGYFYEDDVVRTQFLNQINQLMGETSSEQIDSLLSSATVQTDRVLFQIIGIGTLLFSATTVFISLQDSLNTIWSIKSKPGKGVLKFIINRLLSLAMIAALGFLLLVSLLADTVISFIQTHLKNILEGATIYIIQVMNIAISLGFITLVFAIIFKVLPDAKLKWRDVWVGAFVTTVLFVAGKFALGFYLGTANLTDSYGAAGSFVAILVWVYYSVLILLFGAQVTFIYSKEMGRIILPTGGCCSECY; from the coding sequence ATGACTAAATTTTTAAAAAAGTGGTTTCAAATATTTAAGAATTCGGGCATTAAATTCTTTGAAGAAAATCCTTTTAAACACAGCGCTTCAACGGCTTATTTCACCATATTTTCTTTGCCTGCTATTGGCTTAGTCGCTATTACTCTTGCAGGATATTTCTATGAAGATGATGTGGTTAGAACCCAGTTTTTGAATCAAATTAACCAATTAATGGGAGAAACCAGTTCTGAGCAAATTGATAGTTTATTGTCCTCAGCCACAGTGCAAACTGATCGCGTGCTATTTCAAATAATTGGAATAGGAACACTGCTTTTCAGCGCAACCACAGTGTTTATTTCTTTACAGGATAGTTTGAATACTATTTGGAGTATTAAGTCAAAACCAGGAAAAGGGGTGTTAAAATTTATTATTAATAGATTACTTTCCTTGGCGATGATTGCGGCATTAGGCTTTCTATTACTTGTTTCTTTGTTAGCTGATACTGTAATTAGCTTCATTCAAACACATCTAAAGAATATTTTAGAAGGTGCGACCATTTACATAATCCAGGTAATGAATATTGCGATTTCCCTTGGTTTTATAACCCTAGTTTTTGCCATTATATTTAAAGTACTTCCTGATGCCAAGCTTAAATGGAGAGATGTTTGGGTGGGAGCTTTTGTAACTACCGTTCTTTTTGTAGCCGGTAAATTTGCTTTGGGTTTCTATTTGGGAACTGCCAACCTCACCGATTCTTATGGTGCGGCCGGTTCTTTTGTAGCCATTTTGGTTTGGGTTTACTATTCTGTCCTTATTTTGTTATTTGGTGCGCAGGTCACTTTTATTTATTCAAAGGAAATGGGGCGTATAATATTGCCAACAGGGGGCTGTTGCAGTGAGTGTTACTGA
- a CDS encoding glycoside hydrolase family 15 protein yields MQERHTYDLGMIGNCAYLALIGKDTNIKWMCMPRFDSSFIFGSLIGGEKGGEFSIKPTSEDFKITQTYIPNTNVLETIVETDEFAYKITDCAPRFRQFDRYYRPQMLIRKIEPLRGLPQLRVVCDPVGDYGQKKLTRERGSSHIRYFGLPETLRLTTNIPINMLMDSSPFVLTKTRYMVMTYGAPLEAELQETAENFINKTVFYWQNWVKSTSIGQHYQEQVIRSSLALKIHQYEDTGGIIASPTMSLPESPGSTRNWDYRYCWMRDTYYTLTAFNNIGHFEEMENYFLYLTNIPMKGKERIQPLYNLVGEGSIIEKELDLPGYMGNQPVRVGNDAYTHIQNDVYGQILLAILPLYTDKRFANMEKSQSSYLLKTILDKIEFTMDEADAGLWEFRNLKQKHAYTHLFQWAGSHAAMKIAKEIGEIELGRKAEKLLKQAAAHLEKCYAPNRKAYAQAEGVDRMDASTLQLIMMNYIPHDSQKAKDHLKALEEDLRVGKGLFYRYKHADDFGEPETTFLICAFWYVEALACVGRTDEAMEAFEEIAGYSNHVGLLSEDVKSSDGSMWGNFPQAYSHVGLVNAAYRINNKLDKPDFLP; encoded by the coding sequence AGATTTTAAAATAACCCAAACTTACATACCCAACACCAATGTATTAGAAACCATAGTGGAAACTGATGAGTTTGCTTATAAAATCACGGATTGTGCCCCGAGGTTTCGGCAATTTGACCGTTATTATAGACCACAGATGCTCATAAGAAAAATTGAGCCTTTAAGAGGACTGCCTCAATTACGAGTAGTATGTGATCCCGTTGGTGATTATGGACAGAAAAAACTGACTAGAGAGAGAGGAAGTAGCCATATTCGTTACTTTGGTTTGCCTGAAACTTTAAGGCTTACCACTAATATCCCTATTAATATGTTGATGGACAGCAGTCCTTTCGTGCTAACGAAAACCCGTTACATGGTAATGACATATGGCGCGCCTTTGGAAGCAGAATTACAAGAAACAGCAGAGAACTTTATTAATAAAACCGTTTTTTACTGGCAAAATTGGGTGAAATCCACCAGCATAGGACAACATTATCAGGAGCAGGTTATTCGATCTTCCTTGGCATTAAAAATCCATCAATATGAAGATACAGGTGGAATTATAGCTTCACCGACTATGTCATTGCCGGAATCTCCAGGAAGCACCCGAAACTGGGATTATCGCTATTGCTGGATGCGGGACACCTATTATACACTGACTGCATTCAATAATATCGGACACTTTGAAGAGATGGAAAATTATTTTCTATACCTCACCAATATTCCTATGAAGGGAAAAGAAAGAATTCAGCCACTTTATAATTTGGTGGGAGAAGGAAGCATTATTGAAAAAGAATTGGATTTACCTGGTTATATGGGAAATCAACCTGTTAGAGTCGGAAATGATGCCTATACACATATTCAAAATGATGTATATGGACAAATATTACTTGCTATTCTACCACTTTATACGGATAAGCGATTTGCAAATATGGAGAAATCACAATCTTCCTATTTACTAAAAACCATTTTGGATAAAATTGAATTCACTATGGATGAGGCAGATGCAGGGCTGTGGGAATTTAGAAATTTAAAGCAAAAGCATGCTTATACTCACCTTTTCCAATGGGCGGGAAGTCACGCGGCCATGAAGATAGCCAAAGAAATTGGCGAAATAGAACTGGGGAGAAAAGCAGAGAAATTATTAAAACAAGCAGCTGCACATCTGGAAAAATGCTATGCACCAAACCGAAAAGCCTATGCCCAAGCTGAAGGTGTGGATAGAATGGATGCCAGTACACTGCAGCTCATCATGATGAATTATATTCCACATGATAGCCAAAAAGCCAAAGACCATTTGAAAGCATTGGAAGAAGATTTGAGAGTGGGTAAGGGATTATTTTATCGTTATAAACATGCAGATGATTTCGGTGAACCAGAAACCACCTTTCTGATTTGTGCTTTTTGGTATGTTGAGGCTCTAGCTTGCGTAGGTAGAACAGATGAAGCAATGGAAGCATTTGAGGAGATAGCTGGATATTCGAATCACGTTGGCTTATTGAGTGAGGATGTTAAATCATCGGATGGCTCAATGTGGGGAAATTTTCCGCAAGCCTATAGTCATGTGGGTTTAGTGAATGCTGCTTACAGAATTAATAATAAATTGGATAAGCCTGATTTTTTACCATAG
- a CDS encoding zinc-dependent peptidase: protein MYSLGRLNQEQVRKLKKYSPYFRTLKLKHQKEFLRRVAHFIAAKQFISRGMSEVTEEMKVVVAALSVQITFGLPRVYLSHFKKILIYPDNYYSKINNQYHKGEVNPRFGIIVLSWKNLVEGIVEEKDGINLGIHELAHAIHLENRISNHEYGFIDSKLWKKYYDMAEYEIFKIKEGDTSMFRSAAAIDHHEFFAVLLENFFERPKALKEYSPNLYKKTTLLLRQDPIKLLGQM, encoded by the coding sequence ATTTACAGCTTAGGCCGGTTAAATCAGGAACAAGTTCGTAAGCTGAAAAAGTATTCTCCATATTTTAGAACACTCAAATTGAAGCACCAAAAAGAATTTCTGAGAAGAGTAGCTCATTTTATTGCTGCCAAACAATTTATTTCGCGTGGTATGTCGGAAGTTACAGAAGAGATGAAAGTAGTGGTAGCTGCTTTATCTGTTCAAATAACTTTTGGACTTCCTAGAGTTTACCTGTCTCATTTTAAGAAGATATTGATTTATCCAGATAATTACTACTCTAAAATTAACAACCAATATCATAAAGGTGAAGTAAATCCTAGATTTGGAATAATTGTGTTGTCTTGGAAAAACCTAGTAGAAGGTATTGTAGAAGAAAAGGATGGGATTAATTTGGGTATTCATGAACTAGCGCACGCCATTCATCTAGAAAATAGAATTTCAAATCATGAGTATGGTTTTATAGATTCGAAACTTTGGAAGAAATACTACGACATGGCTGAATATGAAATTTTTAAAATAAAGGAAGGAGATACTTCCATGTTCAGATCTGCAGCTGCCATTGATCACCATGAATTTTTTGCCGTGCTGCTTGAAAACTTTTTTGAAAGACCCAAAGCTTTGAAAGAATACAGTCCTAATTTATATAAAAAGACTACTTTGCTGTTAAGGCAGGATCCTATAAAATTGTTGGGGCAAATGTAA